Proteins encoded by one window of Rutidosis leptorrhynchoides isolate AG116_Rl617_1_P2 chromosome 7, CSIRO_AGI_Rlap_v1, whole genome shotgun sequence:
- the LOC139857025 gene encoding protein NDL2-like: MPKMADSTDSFSIDMETSRFRDDGTEHLIKTVTGFISVTIFGDVDKPALVTYPDIALNYMSCFKGLFLCPEAFSLLFHNFCIYHINPPGHEWGAAAVSYDDPALSVDDLADQVAEVLDYFGLGAVMCLGVTAGAYVLTLFAIKYTQRVVGLILISPLCKTPSWSEWLCNKVMSNVLRYYGMCGLVKELLLMRYFSKEVRGGGIVPEADIVYSCRRSLDEMQRLNVVRFLEALNGRQDIMEGLKRLQCRTLIFVGENSPFHLESLHMASRLDRRFSALIEVGTCGSLVTEEQPDAMLMPLEYFLMGYGVYKPSQSNISPRSPLSPTRISTELYSPESMGLKLKPIKTRLHPL, translated from the exons ATGCCAAAAATGGCGGATTCTACCGATTCTTTCTCCATTGACATGGAGACCAGCCGCTTTCGTGATGATGGAACG GAGCATCTTATTAAAACTGTGACTGGATTCATTTCTGTTACCATCTTTGGTGACGTGGACAAACCAGCTCTCGTTACATATCCTGATATAGCTTTAAATT ATATGTCCTGTTTCAAAGGGCTGTTCTTATGCCCTGAAGCATTCTCTTTGCTGTTCCATAACTTCTGCATATATCATATTAATCCTCCGGGTCATGAG TGGGGAGCTGCTGCAGTGTCATATGACGATCCAGCCTTATCCGTCGATGATTTAGCTGATCAGGTTGCTGAAGTTCTAGACTATTTCGG ACTTGGTGCTGTTATGTGTTTGGGTGTAACAGCGGGTGCTTATGTACTTACCTTATTTGCT ATAAAATATACACAACGTGTAGTTGGCCTTATACTCATTTCTCCACTATGCAAGACACCTTCTTGGTCCGAATGGTTGTGTAACAAG GTTATGTCGAATGTCCTACGTTACTATGGAATGTGTGGTCTAGTAAAAGAGTTACTATTAATGCGTTATTTCAGCAAG GAAGTTCGCGGTGGTGGTATAGTACCAGAAGCAGATATCGTTTATTCATGTAGAAGA TCGCTTGATGAGATGCAGAGGCTTAATGTGGTTAGATTTCTTGAAGCTCTTAACGG GAGACAAGATATTATGGAAGGGTTGAAAAGACTGCAGTGTCGAACGTTGATCTTTGTAGGGGAGAATTCTCCGTTTCATTTAGAGTCTCTTCACATGGCTTCGAGATTAGATAGACGATTCAGTGCACTAATAGAG GTTGGAACATGTGGGTCGCTGGTAACCGAGGAGCAACCTGACGCAATGTTGATGCCATTGGAATATTTCTTGATGGGATACGGAGTATACAAACCGTCTCAGTCAAATATAAGTCCAAGAAGCCCGTTGAGCCCGACTCGTATCTCCACCGAGCTTTATTCACCTGAAAGCATGGGTTTGAAGTTAAAGCCTATTAAAACTCGACTTCATCCATTATGA